A genomic region of Anopheles aquasalis chromosome Y, idAnoAquaMG_Q_19, whole genome shotgun sequence contains the following coding sequences:
- the LOC126579831 gene encoding BTB/POZ domain-containing protein KCTD5 yields the protein MATVNLNPLNGCPSGAPTGGGGTFGQVQGKDQWVKLNVGGTCFLTTKTTLSRDPNSFLSRLIQEDSDLISDRDETGAYLIDRDPRYFAPVLNYLRHGKLVLDDGLSEEGVLEEAEFYNVTHLIGLLKDNIARREQQCPAADKKRVYRVLQCQENELTQMVSTMSDGWRFEQLINIGTQYNYGAEENAEFLCVVSKECANTLIGREVESNDRAKVLQQKGSRM from the exons ATGGCAACGGTGAATCTGAACCCGCTGAACGGTTGCCCGTCCGGTGCGcccaccggcggtggtggtacgttCGGGCAGGTACAGGGCAAGGACCAGTGGGTGAAGCTGAACGTTGGCGGGACCTGCTTCCTGACCACCAAAACCACCCTATCGCGCGATCCCAACTCGTTCCTGTCGCGCCTCATCCAGGAGGACAGTGATCTCATCTCGGACCGG GACGAAACCGGTGCTTATCTGATCGACCGGGATCCACGGTACTTTGCGCCCGTCCTCAACTACCTGCGCCACGGTAAGCTCGTCCTCGACGACGGTCTGTCGGAGGAGGGTGTCCTGGAGGAGGCCGAGTTCTACAACGTCACACACCTGATCGGGCTGCTGAAGGACAACATTGCGCGGCGCGAACAGCAGTGCCCGGCGGCGGATAAGAAGCGCGTCTACCGGGTGCTGCAGTGCCAGGAGAACGAGCTGACGCAGATGGTGTCGACCATGTCGGACGGGTGGCGGTTCGAGCAGCTGATCAACATCGGCACCCAGTACAACTACGGTGCGGAGGAGAATGCCGAGTTTCTGTGCGTCGTGTCGAAGGAGTGCGCCAACACGCTGATCGGGCGCGAGGtcgaatcgaacgatcgcgccAAGGTGCTACAGCAGAAGGGCTCACGTATGTAA
- the LOC126579715 gene encoding uncharacterized protein LOC126579715: protein MQQVVLWCLVVLAVVVVVTEAARIKIPAKSRNDDLFSEDEFTFPVEDTKDPTKFTGNVMKASILMAQVSNQGKGKFKYAVETENGIEIEQIGKLRNDSKTFVVMGSYTYTGANGKRYRVRYTADEFGYHPITELDLEIPDLNQAPPPTQRTFAPFTTRSTTPRTTTTTTTTTTTTTPAPPEFDGYHYDRPDNSYLPPSNEYLPPQEPDIDYLPPKDDGGGARSQYQEPVDEFLPPRYDLRTGDRF, encoded by the exons GTGGTACTGTGgtgtctggtggtgctggcggtggtggtggtggtgacggaaGCTGCCCGCATCAAGATACCGGCCAAGAGCCGGAACGATGATCTGTTCTCGGAGGACGAGTTCACCTTTCCGGTCGAGGACACGAAGGATCCGACCAAGTTCACCGGCAACGTGATGAAGGCGtccatcctgatggcgcaggTCAGCAACCAGGGCAAGGGCAAGTTCAAATACGC cgtCGAGACGGAGAAtggcatcgagatcgagcaaaTCGGCAAGCTGCGCAACGACTCCAAGACGTTCGTCGTGATGGGCTCGTACACCTACACCGGGGCAAACGGCAAGCGGTACCGGGTGCGCTACACGGCCGACGAGTTCGGTTACCATCCGATCACCGAGCTGGACCTGGAGATACCGGA CTTaaaccaagcaccaccaccaacccagCGCACCTTCGCCCCATTCACAACCCGCTCGACCACAccacgaacgacgacgacgacgacgaccaccaccaccacgacgacgccagCACCGCCCGAGTTCGATGGTTACCACTACGATCGACCGGACAACTCCTACCTACCGCCCAGCAACGAGTATCTACCACCGCAGGAACCCGACATCGACTATCTGCCACCGaaggacgatggtggtggtgcccgcaGCCAGTATCAGGAGCCGGTCGACGAGTTTCTGCCACCGAGGTACGATCTGCGGACGGGCGATCGCTTCTAA